In Geminocystis sp. NIES-3709, a single genomic region encodes these proteins:
- a CDS encoding CmpA/NrtA family ABC transporter substrate-binding protein: MSQVSRRKFIFTAGVTAVGSAILHGCTSGGNNQTTTENNTPDTTTTPVSGDGPEVTTAKLGFIALTDSAPLIIAKEKGFFDKYGMTGVEILKQASWPVTRDNIELGSAGGGIDGAHILSPMPYLMTLGTITKSKQPLPMYLLARLNVNGQAISVSNTYKDLKVGLDSSPLKDTFAKAKADGKEVKCAVTFPGGTHDLWMRYWLAAGGIDPNKDVSVIPVPPPQMVANMKVGNMEAFCVGEPWNAQLVNQDIGFSALVTGELWKDHPEKALSLRKDWVDTNPKAAKALLMAVLEAQQWCDKPENIEEMCTIVSQDKWFKVPVDDIIGRSKGTIDFGNGRVEENFPQAMKFWKDNASYPFKSHDLWFLTEDIRWGYIPADTDTKALVDQVNREDLWKEAAKALSVPEAEIPTSTSRGVETFFDGTKFDPENPQAYLDGLKIKKI; this comes from the coding sequence ATGTCCCAAGTATCAAGACGTAAATTTATCTTCACCGCCGGAGTCACCGCAGTTGGTAGCGCCATTCTTCATGGTTGTACTAGCGGAGGAAATAATCAAACCACTACAGAAAACAATACCCCTGATACTACAACAACTCCTGTTTCTGGGGATGGTCCTGAAGTTACCACTGCTAAGTTAGGTTTTATTGCTTTAACTGATTCCGCACCTTTAATTATTGCCAAAGAAAAGGGATTTTTTGATAAATATGGCATGACGGGAGTAGAAATATTAAAACAAGCATCATGGCCTGTTACTAGAGATAATATTGAATTGGGTTCGGCTGGTGGAGGTATTGATGGAGCACATATTCTTTCTCCCATGCCTTACTTGATGACATTAGGTACTATTACCAAAAGTAAACAACCCTTGCCAATGTATCTCTTAGCTAGATTAAACGTCAATGGCCAAGCTATATCTGTGAGTAACACCTATAAAGATTTAAAAGTAGGACTGGATAGTTCTCCTCTCAAAGATACTTTTGCTAAAGCCAAAGCCGATGGTAAAGAGGTAAAGTGTGCCGTAACATTTCCCGGTGGTACTCATGATTTATGGATGCGTTATTGGTTAGCCGCTGGTGGCATTGATCCCAATAAAGATGTATCTGTTATTCCTGTACCTCCTCCGCAAATGGTAGCAAATATGAAAGTAGGTAACATGGAGGCTTTCTGTGTAGGTGAACCTTGGAATGCTCAATTAGTAAATCAAGACATTGGTTTTAGTGCATTAGTTACAGGTGAATTATGGAAAGATCATCCAGAAAAAGCTCTTAGCTTAAGAAAAGATTGGGTTGACACTAATCCTAAAGCTGCCAAAGCCTTATTAATGGCAGTATTAGAAGCTCAACAATGGTGTGATAAGCCTGAAAATATTGAAGAAATGTGTACGATCGTATCTCAAGATAAATGGTTTAAAGTGCCTGTTGATGATATTATCGGACGTTCTAAAGGCACGATCGACTTTGGCAATGGTAGAGTAGAAGAAAACTTCCCTCAAGCGATGAAATTTTGGAAAGATAACGCTTCCTATCCCTTCAAGAGTCACGATTTATGGTTTTTAACAGAAGATATTCGTTGGGGTTATATTCCTGCCGATACGGATACAAAAGCCCTTGTTGATCAAGTTAACCGTGAAGATTTATGGAAAGAAGCCGCTAAAGCCTTAAGTGTGCCAGAAGCTGAAATTCCTACAAGTACATCTCGTGGAGTTGAAACTTTCTTTGATGGTACAAAATTTGATCCTGAAAATCCTCAAGCCTATTTGGATGGATTAAAAATTAAAAAAATTTAG
- the ntrB gene encoding nitrate ABC transporter permease, which produces MTARLQKTSKDSNILNSILYSQNLRKVVAPLIALFVILAIWQILCSGEKPNLPSPITVIKDTWDPYIINPFFHNGGTDVGLFWQLLASLKRVAIGFSLATVVGIALGILIGANRLVYQALDPIFQVLRTIPPLAWLPISLAALRQADPSAIFVIFITAIWPIIINTTVGVQQIPQDYNNVSRVLKLTKIEYFFNILFPSTVPYIFTGLKIGIGLSWLAIIAAEMLVGGVGIGFFIWDAYNSSEMSQIILALIYVGIIGLLLDRLVSFVATLVVPEEQK; this is translated from the coding sequence ATGACTGCAAGACTTCAAAAAACCTCTAAAGATTCCAATATTTTAAACTCTATTCTTTATTCTCAAAATCTTAGAAAGGTTGTTGCTCCTCTTATTGCTTTGTTTGTTATATTGGCAATTTGGCAAATTTTATGCTCAGGAGAAAAGCCCAATTTACCGTCTCCGATTACTGTCATCAAAGATACTTGGGATCCCTATATTATCAATCCATTTTTTCACAATGGTGGTACGGATGTTGGGTTATTTTGGCAACTTTTAGCCAGTTTAAAAAGAGTTGCGATCGGGTTTTCTTTAGCCACAGTAGTGGGCATTGCATTAGGAATTTTAATCGGTGCAAATCGCCTAGTTTATCAGGCTTTAGATCCTATTTTTCAGGTATTAAGAACGATTCCTCCTTTAGCTTGGTTGCCTATATCCCTAGCCGCTTTAAGACAAGCTGATCCTTCTGCTATTTTCGTTATTTTTATTACAGCAATCTGGCCTATTATCATTAATACAACAGTAGGAGTTCAACAAATTCCCCAAGATTATAATAACGTTTCTAGGGTGTTAAAACTGACAAAAATTGAGTACTTTTTTAACATCTTATTTCCTTCCACAGTTCCCTATATTTTCACAGGTTTAAAAATTGGTATTGGTTTATCTTGGTTAGCAATTATTGCCGCTGAAATGTTAGTGGGCGGTGTGGGTATTGGTTTCTTTATTTGGGATGCTTATAATAGCTCCGAAATGAGTCAAATTATTCTTGCTTTAATCTATGTAGGAATTATCGGTTTATTGTTAGATAGATTAGTTAGTTTTGTTGCTACTTTAGTTGTACCTGAAGAACAAAAATAA
- a CDS encoding nitrate ABC transporter ATP-binding protein (This model describes the ATP binding subunits of ATP-binding cassette (ABC) transporters for nitrate transport, or for bicarbonate transport, in bacteria and archaea.), which yields MQNFIEIDHVDKIFPLANGGEYIALRNINLKIDQGEFISLIGHSGCGKSTLLNMVAGLSNATHGGVILEGREVTEPGPDRMVVFQNYSLLPWLTVRQNIALAVNRVMNHYPEAERKAIVDENISIVGLKHAANKKPGQLSGGMKQRVAIARALATKPKVLLLDEPFGALDALTRGNLQENLMRIVQENQVTCIMVTHDVDEALLLSDRIVMLTTGPEAHIGQILEVPIPRPRQRLEVVNHPSYYALRNEMVYFLNQQKRSKKVGQITVGKEVVAGNGLEKINLDIGFIPLTDCAPLVVAKEKGFFAKHGLEQVNLVREPSWQELARGIADKRLDAAQMVAGMPLSMTLGAGDKPSIPMITSMILSRNGNAITLSKKFQEMGVTNLSELKEAILKTPDAVHTFGIVHPASMHNLLLRYWLASGGIDPDEDVNLMVIPPPQMVANLKADHIDGYCVGEPWNARTVQEDLGFVIATDLDIWPGHPEKVLGVREDWLEKHPQTHIALVKALIEACEYCDDRRNREEIVELLTKPEYLNMSAKYIRPGFIDDYNYGTKTESLLRFNQFFVDGASYPSRVEALWILTQLARWGYTPFPRNWIEIVERVRRPDLFGEACRQLGLSDIDSERHNLQLFDKMVFNPDDPVGYLERLTIRRDYKVSEILIDNFNVVNK from the coding sequence ATGCAAAATTTTATTGAAATTGATCACGTTGATAAAATTTTCCCCCTCGCCAATGGGGGAGAATATATAGCTTTACGCAATATTAATTTGAAAATTGATCAAGGAGAATTTATTTCTTTGATTGGTCATTCTGGTTGTGGTAAATCGACTCTTTTAAATATGGTTGCTGGTTTGTCTAATGCAACTCATGGCGGTGTTATTCTCGAAGGTAGAGAGGTAACTGAACCTGGCCCTGATCGAATGGTAGTATTTCAAAACTATTCTTTATTACCTTGGTTGACAGTAAGACAAAACATCGCTTTAGCCGTTAATAGGGTGATGAATCACTATCCCGAAGCGGAAAGAAAAGCCATCGTTGACGAAAATATCTCTATTGTTGGCTTAAAACACGCTGCCAATAAGAAACCGGGACAACTTTCAGGAGGCATGAAACAAAGAGTGGCGATCGCTCGGGCTTTAGCTACAAAACCAAAAGTACTACTTTTAGATGAACCTTTTGGAGCATTAGATGCTTTAACTAGAGGTAATTTACAAGAAAATTTGATGCGTATTGTTCAAGAAAATCAAGTTACTTGTATTATGGTTACTCATGATGTGGATGAAGCCTTATTATTGTCCGATCGCATCGTTATGTTAACCACAGGGCCAGAGGCTCATATTGGACAAATATTAGAAGTTCCCATCCCCCGTCCACGACAACGATTAGAAGTAGTTAATCACCCCAGTTACTACGCTCTGCGTAACGAAATGGTTTACTTCCTCAATCAACAAAAACGCTCTAAAAAAGTTGGTCAAATCACTGTTGGAAAAGAAGTTGTCGCCGGTAATGGTTTGGAGAAAATTAACCTCGATATTGGTTTTATCCCTTTAACAGACTGTGCGCCTTTAGTGGTAGCCAAAGAAAAAGGATTTTTCGCTAAACATGGCTTAGAGCAAGTGAACCTAGTCCGTGAACCGTCATGGCAAGAATTGGCTAGAGGTATCGCTGATAAACGATTGGATGCGGCACAAATGGTGGCAGGAATGCCTTTAAGTATGACTTTAGGAGCAGGAGATAAGCCTTCTATTCCCATGATTACCTCAATGATACTAAGTCGTAATGGTAACGCTATTACTTTGTCAAAAAAATTCCAAGAAATGGGAGTTACTAACCTTTCTGAATTGAAAGAAGCGATCTTAAAAACTCCTGATGCAGTCCACACTTTTGGCATTGTACATCCAGCATCCATGCACAATTTACTATTGCGTTACTGGTTAGCTTCAGGAGGTATTGATCCCGATGAAGATGTTAATTTAATGGTAATTCCACCTCCTCAGATGGTGGCAAATCTTAAAGCTGATCACATTGATGGTTATTGTGTGGGAGAACCTTGGAATGCTCGAACAGTACAAGAAGATTTAGGCTTTGTAATTGCTACGGATTTGGATATTTGGCCAGGCCATCCCGAAAAAGTTTTAGGAGTAAGAGAAGATTGGTTAGAAAAACATCCTCAAACCCATATAGCTTTAGTTAAGGCATTGATTGAGGCTTGTGAATATTGCGACGATCGACGTAACCGAGAAGAAATTGTGGAGTTACTCACTAAACCCGAATATCTAAATATGTCTGCCAAATATATCCGCCCCGGATTTATTGATGACTATAATTACGGCACAAAAACCGAGTCTTTACTAAGATTTAATCAGTTTTTTGTGGATGGTGCTAGTTACCCGTCAAGAGTTGAAGCATTATGGATTTTAACTCAGTTAGCTAGATGGGGTTATACTCCTTTTCCTCGTAATTGGATAGAAATAGTCGAAAGAGTACGCCGTCCAGATTTATTTGGTGAGGCTTGTAGGCAATTAGGTTTATCTGATATTGACAGCGAACGTCATAACTTACAATTGTTCGACAAAATGGTGTTTAATCCTGATGATCCCGTTGGGTATTTAGAAAGATTAACGATTCGTCGTGATTACAAAGTTTCAGAGATATTAATTGATAATTTTAATGTTGTCAATAAATAG
- a CDS encoding nitrate ABC transporter ATP-binding protein (This model describes the ATP binding subunits of ATP-binding cassette (ABC) transporters for nitrate transport, or for bicarbonate transport, in bacteria and archaea.) — MQTLMNTENSTSTLEKTDFLTIQKVSKVYSTANGDYTVLDNVNLTVKEGEFICVIGHSGCGKSTLLNMISGFNQPTTGTVKLKDKIIAEPGPDRMMVFQNYCLLPWKTAFDNVYLAVSAVYPNKNKQEKLALVEEHLAMVGLTEAAKKKPNQLSGGMKQRVAIARALAIRPEVLILDEPFGALDAITKEELQEELLEIWRNHQLTVMMITHDIDEALFLADRLVMMTNGPSAKIGEVLDIPFSRPRNRAQITEDPRYYELRNYALDFLFHRHAHSEDPTDDVMQPEIKNNKLKIAGIIGGLVAATIAGFTLFQSFNGNNGQSPTTNTEQISN; from the coding sequence ATGCAAACTTTAATGAATACAGAAAATAGCACTAGTACTTTAGAAAAAACTGATTTTTTAACTATTCAAAAAGTATCAAAGGTTTATTCCACAGCCAATGGTGATTATACAGTTTTAGATAATGTTAATTTAACCGTTAAAGAAGGTGAATTTATCTGTGTTATTGGTCACTCCGGTTGTGGTAAATCTACCTTATTAAACATGATTTCTGGTTTTAATCAACCCACCACTGGGACAGTTAAACTTAAAGATAAAATTATCGCAGAACCCGGACCCGATCGTATGATGGTATTTCAAAATTACTGTCTGTTACCTTGGAAAACTGCTTTTGATAATGTTTATCTTGCCGTTAGTGCCGTTTATCCGAATAAAAATAAACAAGAAAAACTAGCCCTTGTAGAAGAACATTTAGCGATGGTGGGTTTAACAGAAGCCGCTAAAAAGAAACCGAACCAATTATCTGGAGGTATGAAACAAAGAGTAGCTATTGCTCGTGCTTTGGCAATTCGTCCTGAAGTATTGATTTTAGATGAACCTTTTGGCGCACTGGATGCTATTACTAAAGAAGAATTACAAGAGGAATTATTAGAAATTTGGCGCAACCATCAATTAACCGTCATGATGATTACCCATGATATAGATGAAGCCTTGTTTTTAGCCGATCGACTTGTTATGATGACCAATGGCCCTAGTGCAAAAATTGGCGAAGTTCTTGATATTCCCTTTTCTCGTCCTCGTAATCGGGCGCAAATTACTGAAGATCCTCGTTACTATGAATTGCGTAACTATGCTTTAGATTTCTTATTTCATCGTCATGCTCATTCTGAAGATCCCACCGATGATGTTATGCAACCTGAAATCAAGAATAATAAGTTAAAAATTGCAGGTATTATTGGCGGTTTAGTGGCGGCTACGATCGCCGGCTTTACCCTATTTCAATCTTTTAACGGGAATAATGGACAATCACCTACTACAAACACAGAACAGATTAGTAATTAA
- a CDS encoding long-chain fatty acid--CoA ligase, with protein MNQVINNQYFQLNSLGEMWDLVVSQFGDIIALSDPHSQTPVELSYREVDRNIKQFAAGLQSLAIESGEKIALFADNSPRWLIADQGIIRNGCVDAVRSSQADREELLYILGHSDSTVLVIENLTILKKLQPELSQFNLKSIILLSDEAIETEFSQPIYNFEQFMVLGKNHTFTPVSKNLDDLATLIYTSGTTGQPKGVMLSHGNLLHQVRYLETVIKPLPGDRILSILPSWHSYERAAEYFLLSRGTTLIYTNIRYFKADLKEYRPHFMVGVPRLWESIYEGIQKQFRDGSKTQQKLVFFFLSMSEKYLEATRISKGLTLDNLNPSPLEKITAQVTALLFLPLHKLGDKLVYQKVRDGVGSCVKTWISGGGSLPKHIDNFFQIVGISLIVGYGLTETSPVTNARRFDRNIVGASGQPIPETEIKIIDLETKETLPQGKIGLVYIRGSQVMQGYYKNPSATAKAIDSDGWFDSGDLGWVTPENDLVITGRAKDTIVLSNGENIEPQPLEDACVRSPYIDQIMVVGQDQKYLGALIVPNLDALRKWTQSQNLSLTFPDVSADLSMIENSDLYAKEVISLYKQELNREVKNRAGYRPDDRISVFKFIVEPFSMDNGMMTQTLKIKRPVITSHYQDMINSMFL; from the coding sequence ATGAATCAAGTTATTAATAATCAGTATTTTCAGCTCAATTCTCTGGGTGAAATGTGGGATTTGGTAGTGTCACAGTTTGGAGATATTATTGCTTTATCAGATCCTCACAGTCAAACCCCTGTAGAGTTAAGTTATCGAGAAGTCGATCGAAATATTAAACAATTTGCCGCAGGTTTACAATCTTTAGCCATAGAATCAGGGGAAAAAATCGCCCTGTTTGCAGATAATAGTCCTCGTTGGTTAATAGCAGATCAAGGTATAATTCGTAATGGTTGTGTTGATGCCGTTCGATCTTCCCAAGCCGATCGAGAAGAATTATTATATATTTTAGGTCATAGTGATAGTACTGTCCTCGTCATCGAAAATTTAACTATCCTGAAAAAGTTACAACCCGAATTAAGTCAATTTAATTTAAAATCAATTATTTTACTCTCTGATGAAGCCATAGAAACCGAATTTTCTCAACCTATCTACAATTTTGAGCAATTTATGGTTTTAGGGAAAAATCATACTTTTACTCCCGTGTCTAAAAATCTCGATGATTTAGCAACTTTAATCTATACATCAGGTACGACAGGACAACCAAAAGGCGTTATGTTAAGTCATGGTAACTTATTACATCAAGTACGCTATTTAGAAACTGTCATTAAACCCTTACCCGGCGATCGTATTTTAAGTATTTTACCAAGTTGGCACTCTTACGAAAGAGCAGCTGAGTATTTTTTACTCTCAAGGGGTACAACCTTAATTTATACTAATATTCGGTATTTTAAAGCAGATTTAAAAGAATATCGCCCTCATTTTATGGTAGGAGTACCTCGCTTATGGGAATCTATTTATGAAGGTATCCAAAAACAATTCCGAGATGGCAGTAAAACTCAACAAAAACTCGTCTTCTTCTTCCTCTCAATGTCAGAAAAATATCTGGAGGCGACAAGGATTTCAAAAGGTTTAACCCTCGATAATCTTAATCCTTCTCCCCTAGAAAAAATTACTGCCCAAGTTACAGCATTATTATTTTTACCTCTGCACAAATTGGGGGATAAATTAGTGTATCAAAAAGTACGAGACGGCGTTGGCAGTTGTGTTAAAACGTGGATTAGTGGAGGTGGTTCATTACCTAAACATATTGATAATTTCTTTCAAATTGTAGGTATTTCTCTAATTGTTGGCTATGGCTTAACGGAAACTTCTCCCGTCACCAATGCCAGAAGATTTGATCGTAATATTGTTGGTGCATCAGGACAACCTATCCCTGAAACAGAAATTAAAATTATTGATTTAGAAACCAAAGAAACTCTACCTCAAGGCAAAATTGGCTTAGTTTATATTCGTGGTAGTCAGGTGATGCAAGGTTACTATAAAAACCCTTCTGCTACGGCTAAAGCCATTGATAGTGACGGTTGGTTTGATAGTGGGGATTTGGGCTGGGTAACACCTGAAAATGATTTAGTAATTACAGGGAGAGCAAAAGATACGATCGTACTAAGTAACGGTGAAAATATTGAACCTCAACCCTTGGAAGATGCCTGTGTTCGTAGTCCTTACATTGATCAAATTATGGTAGTAGGACAAGATCAAAAATACTTAGGAGCTTTAATTGTACCAAATTTAGATGCTTTGCGAAAATGGACACAATCTCAAAATTTGAGTTTAACTTTTCCTGATGTTTCTGCTGATTTATCTATGATCGAAAATAGTGATCTTTACGCCAAAGAGGTTATAAGCCTTTATAAACAAGAGTTAAATCGAGAGGTCAAAAATAGAGCAGGATACCGTCCAGACGATCGTATCAGTGTTTTTAAGTTCATTGTAGAGCCTTTTTCCATGGACAATGGTATGATGACTCAAACCCTAAAAATTAAACGCCCTGTCATAACAAGTCATTATCAGGATATGATTAATTCGATGTTCCTTTAA
- a CDS encoding YlqD family protein, with product MASKLTLKRPVNVKVIVTPAWQDEAQKQLQAQIAQIDQQMLQLDQQGQSAIAEIRKQGSLQAPQQIENIQGQVNQKKGEMLQQKSQFLQQMQQVQLLELGQEVFQAQMESFFDVQEGDNLVEKLNIEIILRDGVIEEIRGKI from the coding sequence ATGGCATCAAAATTAACTTTAAAACGTCCCGTCAATGTGAAAGTAATTGTTACGCCTGCATGGCAAGATGAAGCTCAAAAACAACTACAAGCTCAAATTGCACAAATCGATCAACAAATGTTACAGTTAGATCAACAAGGACAAAGTGCGATCGCAGAAATTAGAAAACAAGGCAGTTTACAAGCACCTCAACAAATAGAAAATATCCAAGGACAAGTTAATCAGAAAAAAGGAGAAATGTTGCAACAAAAAAGTCAGTTTTTACAACAGATGCAACAGGTTCAATTATTAGAGTTAGGACAAGAAGTATTTCAAGCGCAAATGGAAAGTTTTTTTGATGTTCAAGAAGGAGATAATTTAGTAGAAAAACTCAATATTGAAATTATTTTAAGAGATGGAGTAATAGAAGAAATTAGAGGAAAAATTTAG
- a CDS encoding ABC transporter ATP-binding protein — MISSLDIPSLTDTVDKSVVVETYQLSKVYRTGFWMNTKVPSLKDCTLKVYRGETFGLLGPNGAGKTTLLKTLLGIIRPTSGKALLLGKPLGDKTVKQRVGYLPENAYYYDFLTAWEFLGFIADIFQIPKSQQNQKILQLLDLVGLAKNTAKKKQLRQYSKGMLQRIGMAQALINDPEIVFFDEPMSGLDPMGRYQVRQIILSLKEQGKTIFFNSHVLSDVEKICDRIAILARGELLNIGSLDEILGTRETYHVVIQATEEDKLQEWLTHIKKENDFISGELSGNLDGFLNYLQNTSAKLISMNLSRDSLEEYFIRQLQDRGITSSQ, encoded by the coding sequence ATGATTTCTAGTCTTGACATACCTTCTTTAACAGATACCGTTGATAAATCTGTGGTAGTGGAAACCTATCAATTAAGTAAAGTGTATCGCACAGGTTTTTGGATGAATACTAAAGTTCCTTCCTTAAAAGATTGTACATTGAAAGTTTATCGGGGAGAGACTTTTGGATTATTAGGACCTAATGGTGCGGGAAAAACTACCTTATTAAAAACTCTGCTTGGTATTATTCGTCCAACTTCAGGAAAAGCATTATTATTAGGAAAACCTTTGGGAGATAAAACTGTTAAACAAAGAGTTGGTTATTTACCAGAAAATGCTTATTATTATGATTTTTTAACAGCTTGGGAGTTTTTAGGATTTATTGCTGATATATTTCAAATTCCTAAGTCTCAACAAAATCAGAAAATTTTACAGTTATTAGACTTAGTTGGTTTAGCGAAAAATACGGCTAAAAAAAAGCAATTAAGACAATATTCTAAAGGAATGTTGCAAAGAATAGGTATGGCACAAGCCTTAATTAATGATCCTGAAATTGTTTTTTTTGATGAACCAATGTCTGGTTTAGATCCTATGGGACGTTATCAAGTTAGACAAATTATACTATCTCTTAAAGAACAAGGCAAAACGATTTTTTTTAATTCTCATGTATTATCTGATGTGGAAAAAATTTGCGATCGAATCGCCATTCTAGCACGAGGAGAGTTATTAAATATTGGTTCGTTAGACGAGATTTTAGGCACAAGAGAAACTTATCATGTAGTAATACAAGCAACAGAAGAAGATAAACTTCAAGAATGGTTAACTCATATCAAAAAAGAAAATGATTTTATTAGTGGTGAATTAAGTGGTAATCTTGATGGTTTTTTAAACTATTTACAGAATACTTCTGCTAAACTAATCAGCATGAATTTAAGTAGAGATTCTTTAGAAGAATACTTTATTCGTCAATTACAAGACAGAGGTATAACTTCAAGTCAGTAA
- a CDS encoding lysylphosphatidylglycerol synthase domain-containing protein: MIKNFRQIIPILFVIILFSISIMAIVSELKKDSIESVWLYLKNIPHWHKVVALVMTILGYGLMTGYDLLGFSHIRQKLSPFKIAFTAFVSYAVGNTIGFTAFSGTAIRYHYYGLWGISKIKIGELIIFTHLTFWLGLLTISGVVSLLDPLTLPSVIKLPFKSIHPLGYIFLSLVIIYFIVSVTIKHSFNLGEEEITFPKPKISVGTIIIAALDWGLAAGVLYLLLPVNSAMSYISFFGIYIIALTAGLISTVPGGLGVFETIMLYLRPQSVSSSDMLGGLIAYRIVYFFIPLIVALALIGIQAWKKTNKIS, encoded by the coding sequence ATGATTAAAAATTTTCGTCAAATCATACCGATTCTTTTCGTCATTATTTTATTCTCTATTTCCATAATGGCGATCGTGTCTGAGCTGAAAAAGGATAGTATAGAATCAGTGTGGTTATATCTCAAAAATATTCCCCATTGGCATAAAGTAGTCGCCTTAGTTATGACAATCTTAGGCTATGGATTAATGACAGGGTATGACTTACTCGGATTTAGTCATATTCGCCAAAAACTATCCCCTTTCAAAATCGCCTTTACTGCTTTTGTTAGTTACGCGGTCGGCAATACTATTGGTTTTACCGCTTTTTCTGGTACAGCTATTCGTTATCATTACTATGGTTTATGGGGTATCTCAAAAATAAAAATAGGAGAATTAATTATTTTCACTCACCTAACTTTTTGGTTAGGATTATTAACTATCAGTGGAGTGGTATCCTTATTAGATCCTTTAACTTTACCTAGTGTAATAAAATTACCCTTTAAGTCGATTCATCCTTTAGGTTATATTTTTCTATCCCTTGTAATTATCTATTTTATCGTCAGTGTCACCATCAAACACTCTTTCAATTTAGGAGAAGAAGAAATTACCTTTCCTAAACCCAAAATTTCTGTCGGTACAATAATTATCGCCGCTTTAGATTGGGGATTAGCGGCAGGAGTACTATATCTATTATTACCAGTTAATAGTGCGATGTCTTATATTAGCTTTTTTGGCATTTATATTATAGCCTTAACAGCCGGATTAATTAGCACTGTACCCGGAGGCTTGGGAGTATTTGAAACAATTATGTTATATTTACGTCCCCAATCTGTATCCTCATCAGATATGTTAGGAGGATTAATAGCCTATCGCATTGTTTATTTTTTCATTCCCTTAATTGTTGCTTTAGCTTTAATTGGGATTCAAGCATGGAAAAAAACAAATAAAATCTCCTGA